In Streptomyces canus, one DNA window encodes the following:
- a CDS encoding eCIS core domain-containing protein, which yields MHSHETRARKTDEQQAVRRPVQPGTQAQRMLDLQRLAGNAAVTHAVQRERHEHGPGCEHGPAVQRSLVHEVRRTPGERMDPQLQSEMEARFDGADFSGVRVHRDALARESAVQVQAKAYTTWPHVVVAEPLSKEDWAHELTHFQDQQAGPVPGTDDGSGVSMSRQGDSGERHAEDKARQVMSRPAPVQRTAAADGTGDQGASTGQEASPDRAREPAEGHAQAHAAPHSDAPGAGHPVQRLVGFEVELSAPSFGPASTAGLNPVEGRQPAPALGAFFHGGFDYDKVVMSGSQMVVKADHNVLQRAGELIYEALEDLQTSDGEPVVDGKYKEISNLEYVTSALDEMAPGSDHQFKALADQMGNHAQAIVQSGATHGVMPIPGAAGAGTGIPLAELEAWLGPELFRNPELQSAIQTFQKHVTFSMYIQATAGILPSGMSSIYEAQQGTEQRSSHTGQAWTHAARAVASASGAIREKIVPALLPDLGEGDREAMTGFLSIAASYAIGNAMMQTEIGDGSTEKNAVSHLVKLTDWNLVHQAGTDSLRDRKFGKDVLMELAGWLHSNVQETNVGFWLEFLKPLGKGLNHDRSPVYGEKGQNPVEATYELLSLMIDDEEEPDVLNTGKSIDKPDEPNKQLEPHLGGQKGIPTEFRWLTRKITEPAQIWPAFKSILDEVRKANLKTLPKDVADQVLAQIVSGTPGPAVAAVAPGGADAMDTS from the coding sequence GTGCATTCCCATGAGACCCGCGCCCGGAAGACCGACGAACAGCAGGCGGTACGCCGTCCCGTCCAGCCGGGCACCCAGGCGCAGCGAATGCTGGACCTTCAGCGCCTCGCGGGCAACGCGGCCGTGACCCACGCCGTGCAGCGGGAACGTCACGAGCACGGGCCCGGCTGCGAGCACGGCCCGGCGGTGCAGCGCTCGCTGGTGCACGAGGTGCGACGCACACCGGGCGAGCGCATGGACCCGCAGCTGCAGTCCGAGATGGAGGCCCGATTCGACGGTGCCGACTTCAGCGGGGTGCGCGTTCACCGGGACGCCCTGGCCCGGGAGTCGGCGGTGCAGGTCCAGGCGAAGGCGTACACCACCTGGCCACACGTGGTCGTCGCCGAACCTTTGTCGAAGGAGGACTGGGCCCACGAGCTGACCCACTTCCAGGACCAGCAGGCCGGCCCGGTCCCGGGCACCGACGACGGTTCCGGGGTCAGCATGTCCCGCCAGGGCGACTCCGGCGAGCGGCACGCGGAGGACAAGGCCCGGCAGGTGATGAGCCGGCCGGCTCCGGTGCAGCGCACCGCAGCGGCGGACGGAACCGGTGACCAGGGGGCGTCCACGGGTCAGGAGGCGTCACCGGACCGGGCGAGGGAACCGGCCGAAGGACACGCACAGGCGCACGCGGCCCCGCACAGCGATGCGCCGGGCGCCGGACACCCCGTGCAGCGGCTGGTCGGCTTCGAGGTGGAGCTGAGCGCGCCCAGCTTCGGACCGGCGTCCACCGCCGGACTGAATCCGGTGGAGGGCAGGCAGCCCGCGCCGGCGCTGGGGGCGTTCTTCCATGGCGGGTTCGACTACGACAAGGTCGTCATGAGCGGGTCGCAGATGGTGGTCAAGGCCGACCACAACGTGCTGCAGAGAGCGGGCGAACTGATCTACGAGGCGCTGGAGGATCTGCAGACGTCCGACGGGGAGCCGGTGGTCGACGGCAAGTACAAGGAGATCAGCAACCTGGAATACGTCACCAGCGCGCTGGACGAGATGGCGCCGGGCTCGGACCACCAGTTCAAGGCCCTGGCCGATCAGATGGGCAACCATGCCCAGGCGATCGTCCAGTCGGGAGCGACACACGGTGTCATGCCCATTCCCGGCGCCGCGGGCGCCGGTACCGGGATCCCGCTCGCGGAACTGGAGGCATGGCTCGGACCCGAGCTCTTCCGGAACCCGGAACTGCAGAGCGCCATCCAGACCTTCCAGAAGCACGTGACCTTCAGCATGTACATTCAGGCGACCGCCGGGATCCTTCCTTCCGGCATGTCTTCGATCTACGAAGCGCAGCAGGGCACGGAGCAGCGCAGCTCCCACACCGGTCAGGCGTGGACGCACGCGGCGAGGGCGGTGGCCTCGGCGTCCGGCGCCATCCGCGAGAAGATCGTCCCGGCGCTCCTGCCGGATCTCGGTGAGGGCGACCGGGAGGCGATGACCGGCTTCCTGTCGATCGCCGCGTCCTACGCGATCGGCAACGCGATGATGCAGACCGAGATCGGCGATGGGTCCACCGAGAAGAACGCCGTCTCGCACCTGGTCAAGCTGACGGACTGGAACCTCGTCCATCAGGCGGGCACGGATTCCCTCCGGGACCGCAAGTTCGGCAAGGACGTGTTGATGGAACTTGCCGGGTGGCTGCACAGCAACGTCCAGGAGACCAACGTCGGCTTCTGGCTGGAATTCCTCAAGCCGCTCGGAAAGGGCCTGAACCACGACCGGTCGCCCGTCTACGGCGAGAAGGGCCAGAACCCGGTCGAGGCGACCTACGAACTGCTCTCGCTGATGATCGACGACGAGGAGGAGCCGGACGTCCTGAACACCGGCAAGAGCATCGACAAGCCGGACGAGCCGAACAAGCAGCTCGAACCGCACCTGGGCGGGCAGAAGGGCATCCCCACGGAGTTCCGCTGGCTGACCAGGAAGATCACGGAGCCTGCCCAGATCTGGCCGGCCTTCAAGTCGATCCTGGACGAGGTGCGCAAGGCCAATCTCAAGACGCTGCCCAAGGACGTGGCGGATCAGGTCCTGGCCCAGATCGTGTCGGGGACGCCCGGGCCCGCCGTCGCGGCCGTGGCGCCGGGTGGTGCCGACGCCATGGACACGAGCTGA
- a CDS encoding DUF4255 domain-containing protein, with the protein MIHEVDEVLKGLLGGGALAGSGIDIAFDAPTRDWAARRNSPTINAYLYDIREDVNRRQRGHMPVHDERDVVVKRRQPPRWFRLSYLVTAWTKQPQDEHRLLSAVLATLIPRELIAPTELPGALGELGLTVPLSVAGIQTESRSLAEIWSALGGELKPSLDLVVTAPFPAYPEYDAGPPVTEGAAVRLRTLDDTTPVTGERAHRPAQVAAAREARTAGRAAGPRT; encoded by the coding sequence GTGATCCACGAGGTGGACGAGGTCCTCAAGGGCCTGCTCGGCGGCGGTGCACTGGCGGGCTCAGGCATCGACATCGCGTTCGACGCCCCGACCCGTGACTGGGCCGCCCGCCGCAACTCCCCCACCATCAACGCCTACTTGTACGACATCCGTGAGGACGTCAACCGCCGTCAGCGGGGGCACATGCCGGTGCACGACGAGCGGGACGTCGTCGTCAAGCGGCGTCAGCCGCCGCGCTGGTTCCGGCTGTCGTACCTGGTGACGGCGTGGACGAAGCAGCCCCAGGACGAACACCGGCTGCTGTCCGCCGTGCTGGCCACCCTGATCCCGCGCGAGCTGATCGCCCCCACAGAACTCCCCGGCGCGCTCGGCGAGTTGGGGCTGACCGTGCCGCTGTCGGTCGCCGGCATCCAGACGGAGTCCCGGTCGCTGGCGGAAATCTGGTCCGCCCTCGGTGGCGAACTCAAGCCCTCCCTCGACCTCGTGGTCACCGCGCCCTTCCCGGCCTATCCGGAGTACGACGCCGGCCCGCCCGTCACCGAGGGCGCCGCGGTCCGCCTCCGCACCCTGGACGACACGACGCCGGTCACGGGGGAACGCGCCCACCGGCCTGCGCAGGTGGCGGCGGCACGGGAGGCCCGCACGGCAGGCAGGGCAGCGGGGCCGCGAACATGA
- a CDS encoding DUF6760 family protein, protein MTYATDRLHEEIAYVAYHFHWSMDEILDLEHQDRRRFTQEIASLVTRAGAEG, encoded by the coding sequence GTGACGTACGCGACCGACCGGCTGCACGAGGAGATCGCGTACGTCGCCTACCACTTCCACTGGAGCATGGACGAGATCCTCGACCTGGAGCACCAGGACCGGCGCCGTTTCACGCAGGAGATCGCGTCCCTGGTGACGCGGGCCGGGGCGGAGGGCTGA
- a CDS encoding phage tail protein: protein MSLQPGDALTSHNFGLQIDGVMVEYLAEVNGMSIEQDVITYQQNTPNGQNVPKNLPGVKKNGSCTVVRGMTQSASFTQWINQSISGQMTTARKNASIIMMDFQNNPVKRYHLRNAWCSKIDASTVKAGEASALTETVTIVFEELVIE from the coding sequence ATGAGTCTCCAGCCGGGTGACGCCCTCACCTCACACAATTTCGGCCTGCAGATCGACGGCGTGATGGTCGAGTACCTCGCCGAGGTCAACGGCATGAGCATCGAGCAGGACGTCATCACCTACCAGCAGAACACCCCCAACGGCCAGAATGTGCCCAAGAATCTGCCGGGCGTGAAGAAGAACGGCAGCTGCACCGTGGTCCGCGGTATGACCCAGTCGGCGTCGTTCACCCAGTGGATCAACCAGTCCATCTCCGGCCAGATGACGACGGCGCGCAAGAACGCCTCGATCATCATGATGGACTTCCAGAACAACCCGGTGAAGCGCTACCACCTGCGCAACGCCTGGTGCAGCAAGATCGACGCGAGCACGGTGAAGGCGGGCGAGGCGTCCGCGCTGACCGAGACCGTGACCATCGTGTTCGAAGAACTGGTCATCGAGTAA
- a CDS encoding helix-turn-helix transcriptional regulator produces MSGAPERVPVAVHALDPILREGATGQLRRYPEIELREENASGPGTVALLVDDVLDEAALTRLRRLVRSEGARAVLVVSSLRESELLEVIECGVGAIVWRHEATATRLVQAVLAAARGDGDLPADLLGRLIGQVGALHRSAAGRSGGPSSGLTPREVDVLRLVAEGLDTAEIAGKLSYSERTVKNVIHGMTTRLHLRNRAHAVAYALREGYI; encoded by the coding sequence ATGTCCGGCGCACCGGAGCGGGTACCCGTGGCGGTTCACGCCCTCGACCCGATCCTGCGCGAGGGAGCGACCGGACAGTTGCGCCGGTACCCGGAGATCGAACTCCGTGAGGAGAACGCCTCGGGCCCCGGCACGGTAGCGCTGCTCGTCGACGACGTGCTGGACGAGGCCGCGCTGACCCGGCTGCGCCGTCTGGTGCGCAGCGAGGGGGCGCGGGCCGTACTGGTCGTCAGCTCGCTCAGAGAAAGCGAACTGCTCGAGGTCATCGAGTGCGGGGTCGGCGCCATCGTGTGGCGCCACGAGGCCACCGCGACCCGTCTGGTGCAGGCCGTGCTCGCGGCCGCGCGCGGCGACGGGGATCTGCCCGCCGATCTGCTGGGCCGGCTGATCGGGCAGGTGGGCGCGCTGCACCGCAGTGCCGCCGGCCGCAGCGGCGGCCCGTCCTCGGGCCTGACCCCCCGGGAGGTGGACGTGCTGCGCCTGGTCGCCGAGGGGCTCGACACCGCAGAGATCGCTGGCAAGTTGTCCTACTCCGAACGCACGGTCAAGAACGTGATCCACGGGATGACCACGCGGCTGCACCTGCGCAACCGAGCACACGCGGTCGCGTACGCCCTGCGGGAAGGCTACATCTGA
- a CDS encoding hydrolase, with translation MSLWTSLEPASATVDPGGSTRVRLRLRNTGDVVDEYRFEPVGPVAPWTRVEPPSLRLFPGTTGTVELIFAPPRTPDAVAGPNPYAVRITPTEHPEATTVPEGNLTITPFTEVRAELVPPTVKGRFRGRPRLAVDNLGNTRLTASVSGSDNGDQLSYDLYPSNVQIEPGRAAFVRTTLKPRQIIWFGSKEQRPYTLNVLRSGVDPLAVEGTYVQRGFLPRWLATFLGVFVALAITFVMLWIAYKPAVASGATEKTVEAGATLAPSPSASSSAPLPPAPTNTSAPPPADTGATAGAGGGGGGQATATAKPKADTAATAVNRLAASDPSGRHVCYRAFVDGKGWQIPVCDGTVAGTVGQARSIKALNVAVYGVQGSAGTAMVHDDQSTNGQGKWLPEWTAIKADGKDNYIGSTKKDAPYLVTFTWNIGSGQACNVVKVRDQDWHDQSCNNARPDLNTAGSFDNSRWIEAIKLTV, from the coding sequence GTGAGCCTGTGGACTTCTCTGGAACCCGCCTCCGCGACCGTGGACCCGGGTGGTAGTACGCGTGTGCGGCTGCGGTTGCGCAACACCGGTGATGTGGTTGACGAGTACCGTTTCGAACCGGTCGGTCCGGTCGCGCCGTGGACGAGGGTCGAGCCGCCGTCCTTGCGGCTCTTTCCCGGTACGACCGGCACGGTGGAGCTGATCTTCGCTCCGCCGCGTACGCCGGATGCGGTGGCGGGTCCGAATCCGTATGCGGTGCGGATCACGCCGACCGAGCATCCGGAGGCGACGACGGTTCCCGAGGGGAATCTGACGATCACTCCGTTCACGGAGGTGCGGGCCGAGTTGGTGCCGCCGACCGTGAAGGGACGGTTTCGGGGGCGGCCGCGGCTGGCGGTCGACAATCTGGGCAATACCCGGCTGACGGCGTCGGTCAGCGGCAGCGACAACGGGGATCAGTTGTCGTACGACCTGTATCCGAGCAATGTGCAGATCGAGCCGGGTCGGGCGGCGTTCGTGAGGACGACGCTGAAGCCGCGGCAGATCATCTGGTTCGGGTCGAAGGAGCAGCGGCCGTACACGCTCAATGTGCTGCGTTCCGGTGTCGATCCCCTTGCTGTGGAGGGGACTTATGTCCAGCGCGGGTTCCTGCCGCGCTGGCTGGCCACCTTCCTCGGGGTGTTCGTGGCCCTCGCGATCACCTTCGTGATGCTGTGGATCGCCTACAAGCCCGCCGTCGCCAGCGGTGCCACCGAGAAGACCGTCGAGGCGGGCGCCACGCTGGCCCCCAGCCCTTCGGCGTCCTCGTCGGCGCCCCTGCCGCCCGCCCCGACCAACACCAGCGCACCGCCCCCCGCCGACACCGGCGCGACGGCCGGGGCGGGCGGGGGCGGAGGGGGGCAGGCCACGGCGACCGCCAAGCCGAAGGCGGACACCGCGGCGACCGCCGTGAACCGCCTGGCCGCCAGCGACCCCAGCGGGCGGCACGTCTGCTACCGCGCCTTCGTCGACGGCAAGGGCTGGCAGATACCGGTATGTGACGGCACCGTCGCCGGCACGGTCGGCCAGGCCAGGTCGATCAAGGCCCTCAATGTGGCGGTGTACGGCGTCCAGGGCTCCGCCGGCACCGCAATGGTGCACGACGACCAGTCGACCAACGGCCAGGGCAAGTGGCTGCCGGAATGGACCGCCATCAAGGCGGACGGCAAGGACAACTACATCGGCAGCACCAAGAAGGACGCCCCGTACCTGGTGACCTTCACCTGGAACATTGGCTCCGGCCAGGCGTGCAACGTGGTCAAGGTCCGCGACCAGGACTGGCACGACCAGTCCTGCAACAACGCCCGCCCCGACCTCAACACCGCCGGCTCCTTCGACAACTCCCGCTGGATCGAGGCCATCAAGCTGACGGTGTGA
- a CDS encoding ATP-binding protein — translation MTTRTPVHGTTESGDPADALVTRLHALRDRVAQLVEQRAADDPTASDPLRGLYLSEEAVRHLLRPVQPARPAPAVLDRQPQDRLAQLSARLGLTELDAALLLIALAPDLDRAFEPLYGYLNDDVSRRRATVALALDLLGAPLHSPGARARFHPKAPLSRLGLLSVEEPERPFPSRSLRVPDRLASHLLGDDTPDAALAGHVHPLTAPPRPYDRQEPFPDGEFGHLVHRLAAHLTAGTPLAVYLRERREGDGLACAAAALHLAGIPALRFTGAEDRVPDLLREARLSGAAVVAPGLPDQPAQLVRTLTAATDVPVLISAPRPYDPHWCDQDPLTLDVPAQHAGALQAWSAALDEEPDFDLAATIAPYHLPGDRIARAAHTARNLARFDGTRLSPAHVRLAARQQSASGLEQHARRIRPAVDWSDLVLPERPLTQLHELALRARHRDRVLGDWRLSAGGGRGRGVLGLFAGESGTGKTLSAEVVAAELGLDLYVVQLSSVVDKYVGETEKNLERIFTEADRTDAVLLFDEADAVFGKRSEVKDSHDRYANMESAYLLQRLESFDGIALLTTNLRANIDEAFTRRLDLVVDFPFPDAGQRLALWRHSLSHVPCADDLQFQPVAADFELAGGSIRSAVVTAAYLAAGRGDHVTSADLLEGARREYRKAGRLVPGEGAW, via the coding sequence ATGACGACGCGCACACCGGTGCACGGGACGACGGAGTCCGGCGACCCCGCCGATGCCCTCGTCACCCGCCTGCACGCCCTGCGGGACCGCGTCGCCCAGCTCGTGGAGCAGCGCGCCGCGGACGATCCCACGGCCTCCGATCCACTGCGCGGCCTGTACCTCTCCGAGGAGGCTGTACGGCATCTGCTGCGGCCGGTCCAGCCGGCCCGTCCGGCCCCCGCCGTCCTCGACAGGCAGCCACAGGACCGGCTGGCACAGCTGTCCGCGCGGCTCGGGCTGACCGAACTCGACGCCGCGCTGCTGCTCATCGCCCTCGCCCCCGACCTGGACCGCGCCTTCGAGCCGCTGTACGGCTATCTCAACGACGACGTCAGCCGCCGCCGGGCCACCGTCGCGCTCGCCCTCGACCTGCTCGGCGCCCCCCTGCACTCGCCGGGCGCCCGGGCCCGGTTCCACCCCAAGGCCCCGCTGTCCCGGCTCGGGCTGCTGAGCGTGGAGGAACCCGAACGTCCTTTCCCCAGCCGCTCGTTACGCGTCCCGGACCGGCTCGCCTCCCACCTGCTCGGCGACGACACGCCCGACGCGGCCCTCGCCGGGCACGTCCACCCGCTGACCGCGCCGCCTCGGCCGTACGACCGACAAGAGCCCTTCCCGGACGGCGAGTTCGGCCACCTCGTGCACCGGCTGGCCGCCCACCTCACCGCCGGGACCCCGCTCGCCGTCTACCTCCGCGAGCGCCGCGAGGGCGACGGCCTGGCCTGCGCCGCCGCGGCCCTGCACCTCGCAGGGATCCCAGCCCTGCGTTTCACCGGCGCCGAAGACCGCGTCCCCGACCTGCTTCGGGAGGCCCGGCTGAGCGGTGCGGCCGTCGTCGCCCCCGGCCTTCCCGACCAACCAGCCCAGCTCGTACGGACGTTGACTGCGGCCACGGACGTGCCCGTGCTGATCAGTGCGCCCCGCCCGTACGACCCTCACTGGTGCGACCAGGACCCGCTCACCCTGGACGTGCCCGCGCAGCACGCGGGCGCGCTGCAGGCCTGGTCGGCCGCGCTCGACGAGGAGCCCGACTTCGACCTGGCCGCCACGATCGCCCCGTACCACCTCCCCGGCGACCGCATCGCCCGCGCCGCGCACACGGCCCGCAACCTCGCCCGCTTCGACGGCACCCGGCTCTCCCCCGCCCATGTGCGCCTCGCCGCCCGTCAGCAGTCCGCCTCCGGTCTCGAACAGCACGCCCGCCGGATCCGCCCGGCCGTCGACTGGAGCGACCTGGTCCTGCCCGAACGCCCCCTCACCCAGTTGCACGAACTCGCCCTGCGCGCCCGCCACCGGGACCGGGTCCTCGGCGACTGGCGGCTCAGCGCGGGCGGCGGCCGGGGCCGCGGCGTTCTCGGCCTGTTCGCGGGCGAGTCCGGCACCGGCAAGACACTGAGCGCGGAGGTCGTGGCCGCCGAACTGGGCCTGGACCTCTACGTGGTCCAACTGTCGTCGGTGGTCGACAAGTACGTCGGCGAGACCGAGAAGAACCTCGAGCGCATCTTCACCGAAGCCGACCGGACCGACGCCGTGCTCCTCTTCGACGAGGCCGACGCCGTCTTCGGCAAACGGTCCGAGGTGAAGGACTCGCACGACCGGTACGCCAACATGGAGAGCGCCTATCTCCTGCAGCGGCTGGAGTCCTTCGACGGGATCGCCCTGCTCACCACCAATCTGCGCGCCAACATCGACGAGGCCTTCACCCGGCGCCTGGACCTGGTGGTCGACTTCCCCTTCCCGGACGCCGGACAGCGCCTGGCGCTGTGGCGTCACAGCCTGTCCCACGTACCGTGCGCGGACGACCTCCAATTCCAGCCGGTCGCCGCCGACTTCGAACTCGCCGGCGGTTCGATCCGCAGCGCCGTGGTGACCGCCGCCTACCTCGCCGCCGGCCGGGGCGACCACGTCACCTCGGCCGATCTGCTGGAGGGCGCCCGCCGCGAGTACCGCAAGGCGGGCCGGCTGGTGCCGGGCGAGGGCGCCTGGTAG
- a CDS encoding phage tail sheath subtilisin-like domain-containing protein — protein MPSYLSPGVYVEEVASGSRPIEGVGTSVGAFVGLAPTGPLNEPTLVTNWTQYVAAFGEFTDGYYLAHSVYGFFQNGGTAAYVVRVGGSAEDAAVGGSGPAAVGGSAARGALPAAEPAQLGTFTVTANALGSSGPLSVEVADPEGDGPAERFKLIVKDGDKTVESFDVTAKKGGRNYVVTQVKERSRLITVAEAAPAAQLVRPDNQTVALNAPAPAPAVPDKASEGSHPGPAQYLGDSADRTGFGGLEAVDEISMVSVPDLMAAYQRGAIDLESVKAVQLGLIAHCELMGDRVAVIDPPPGMNARQIRVWRQETAGYDSKYAALYYPWIKSFDPASGQTRMIPPSGHVAGIWARNDSERGVHKAPANEVVRGAVDLETQITRGEQDLLNPIGVNCIRAFPGRGIRVWGARTLASDPAWRYLNIRRYFNYLEESILIGTQWVVFEPNDHALWARIRRNISAFLVNEWRSGALFGQRPEEAFYVKCDEETNPPESVDLGRVVCEIGVAPVKPAEFVIFRLAQFSSGSGELEE, from the coding sequence ATGCCGTCCTACTTGTCGCCCGGCGTCTACGTCGAGGAGGTGGCCAGCGGCTCGCGTCCCATCGAGGGGGTCGGCACGTCGGTCGGCGCCTTCGTGGGGCTCGCCCCGACCGGCCCGCTCAACGAGCCGACGCTGGTGACCAACTGGACCCAGTACGTGGCGGCCTTCGGCGAGTTCACCGACGGGTACTACCTCGCCCACTCCGTCTACGGCTTCTTCCAGAACGGCGGTACGGCGGCCTACGTCGTCCGCGTGGGCGGCTCCGCCGAGGACGCTGCAGTGGGCGGCTCCGGGCCCGCCGCGGTGGGCGGTTCCGCCGCCCGGGGCGCACTGCCCGCGGCCGAGCCCGCGCAGCTCGGCACGTTCACCGTGACGGCCAACGCCCTTGGCAGCAGCGGCCCCTTGAGTGTCGAGGTCGCCGACCCGGAGGGCGACGGCCCGGCCGAGCGGTTCAAGCTGATCGTCAAGGACGGCGACAAGACCGTCGAGAGCTTCGACGTGACCGCCAAGAAGGGCGGCCGCAACTACGTCGTCACCCAGGTGAAGGAGCGTTCGAGGCTCATCACCGTCGCCGAGGCCGCGCCGGCCGCCCAACTGGTCCGCCCCGACAACCAGACGGTGGCCCTGAACGCTCCGGCGCCCGCACCCGCCGTACCGGACAAGGCGAGCGAGGGCTCACATCCCGGCCCGGCGCAGTACCTCGGCGACTCCGCCGACCGCACCGGCTTCGGCGGTCTGGAGGCCGTGGACGAGATCTCCATGGTCTCCGTCCCCGACCTGATGGCCGCCTACCAGCGCGGCGCGATCGACCTGGAGTCCGTCAAGGCCGTTCAGCTGGGGCTGATCGCGCACTGCGAGTTGATGGGCGACCGCGTCGCCGTCATCGACCCGCCGCCCGGCATGAACGCCCGTCAGATCCGGGTCTGGCGGCAGGAGACGGCCGGCTACGACTCCAAGTACGCGGCCCTTTACTACCCCTGGATCAAGAGTTTCGACCCGGCGAGCGGCCAGACCCGGATGATCCCGCCGAGCGGTCACGTGGCCGGCATCTGGGCCCGTAACGACTCCGAGCGCGGCGTGCACAAGGCGCCCGCCAACGAGGTCGTACGCGGTGCGGTCGACCTGGAGACCCAGATCACCCGCGGCGAGCAGGACCTGCTCAACCCGATCGGCGTCAACTGCATCCGTGCGTTCCCCGGCCGGGGCATCAGGGTGTGGGGTGCACGGACGCTGGCGTCGGACCCGGCGTGGCGCTACCTGAACATCCGCCGGTACTTCAACTACCTGGAGGAGTCGATCCTGATCGGCACCCAATGGGTGGTGTTCGAGCCGAACGACCACGCCCTGTGGGCCAGGATCCGGCGCAACATCTCGGCGTTCCTGGTCAACGAGTGGCGCAGCGGCGCCCTGTTCGGCCAGCGGCCCGAGGAGGCCTTCTACGTCAAGTGCGACGAGGAGACCAACCCGCCGGAGTCCGTGGACCTCGGCCGGGTCGTCTGCGAGATCGGCGTCGCGCCGGTCAAGCCCGCCGAGTTCGTGATCTTCCGGCTGGCCCAGTTCTCCAGCGGCAGCGGGGAGTTGGAGGAGTAG